The following nucleotide sequence is from Natronosalvus caseinilyticus.
TAGCCACCACCAACGATTTGACCGCCCTCGGAAAAACCGTCATTGCCATTGAGCTTCTGAGTCGTGTTTTCGATAATGGTCGTGAGCGTCTCCGTAGGATACGTGATTTCGAGGATACGCTCCGCGTCCTGCTCTGGCGAATCGCGGTCGTCATAGAGATTGTAGAGTGAAACTTCGTCGAGGAGGCCGGAAGGGTCGATACTTCCATCAGAATCTTGTATCTCATCACTTGGCGAAATATAATCCGCAATGACTCCCTCAGCCATTATCATCACCTCTGGCGGTAATCCCACAAGTTCTAACCATATCAAACTCCATTCTAGTCACGATTTATAGTTGTTTTGAGTAATGGCTTCTGGAAGAGACCTGCATATAGATAGTATTAGTCTCGCACTTCATTCACGGCAGTGGCTATACAGTCATCCTCAGCCTCGCGGTCGAGATACCATTGACGCTATTCATTGTTTTGATGGATATTAGAAAGAGTCTGACGCGTGCAGTTCTAGCTTCATTTCAACCGAATTAACCACGAACAGACAGCGGATTGTCTTTCTCGAAGTATATTCCGACTATATTATGTGGATTTTACTCGTTCTGGACCCGCTGTTTACCACCAGTTGTGATATAGGGAGTTTCCGTAAGCCGGGAATCAACGTGGTCTTCGTTAAAAAGACTGAGAACTTTCCATACGTCACGCTTGTCGCGCATTTTCAATGCCTCTTCACCATTGTCGTTTGAAACAACATTGAGTTCGACTTCAAAATCGTCAATAATTCCCTTAGCAGCACCCATGTCCATTTCTTCGTATACCCCTAGCTGCTTTACTTCGTACATTTTTCGCATTGCATCCGGATACGACTTGGCTGCCTCCTTGAACAGGTCAAAATTAGCAATGGGTACGTCACCGTCTTCGAGGTCGTCAAACACGTCTTCTGCTACGCGTTCGAATTCATCCATATAATCGAAAATCTTCTCGAAATTCCGCTGGTTGAAGATTAGTATCGTGTCAGCGTAGTAGAGACAGTCAATTCGATTTGGAATTGCCATCACTGTCTCATCAATGGGTGTGTACACTTCGTCGGTGATACGAAGACGAAGCCGCGATTTTCGGCCGAGAATTTGTCTCCGCGAGTAAAATTGGAACGCAATCACCATATCATTGGAATCATGTAGTCGGATAGCTTGGAACGAGGGTATAGGAGACTCTTCGTAGTCAGTCCCTCGAAATCGCTCTCCTTCGATAAGACGTTCGAAGTTCTCGAATTGGGGGATATCAGCCGTAGACACGTACTGGATTAGGTCCTCATCACGGTCCTTGTTCGAAATAGAGTAGGAATCCGTCTCCTTGTTGTTGTTAGCAAGGGCCGTTCTCTTATTTTCCACCTTCTCGTAGACCAGTTCCTCAAGCTCACTAAGAACACGTGATTTGGCCATCACGCGCTTGAAACTATAGTCGTGGTTCTCCGCATCGGATTCTTCATCCCGAGCTAAAATGAGGTCAACTCCCTTATCAGTTGACCGCTGGAAGACCTCATTCACTTCATTTAGCGTTTCCTCAACAGTCATTACTTTACTGTCACATAGACGCCGGTACTTAATTCCACGGTTTTGAGAGAGACTATCTCGTCCTTTAGCGTCTGTTTGGTTAGGATGAGTCGCTTTCCATTATCGTCTTCTACTTTATAAATATTGTATCGAAAGAATGCTAATACTGGGTTCGCGTATAGTTTGTTAGAACGGACCTGCACTGCGCCAATCGCTAGGAACAAGATGAGAAATGCGCCGATATTGAACGGGTCTGTGTAATCAAACACGATGAACGGAAAGATGTATACGATAAGATATTCAGTCACCATCTCCGTTTGATTTTCATAGTTTTCGACATCTTCCCGAACGCCTCCTCGACTTCGTTTTAGATGCAGTACCAATAACAGAAATCCAACCGAAAAGATAGTGAACAGTATCGCGCCAATCGATAGTGCCGACACTTCAACTCCGCCTAATTCATGCAATCCGAATTCAATGCCAAATGTAGAAAACTTCGCTTCATGTCCACGAAGAGCAACAACCAAGTAGAGAGGCGCGTACGAACTGAAAAAAAGTATCCAGCGCGCCCACTCCTTTACGTTCCCCATTGGGTCTTTTTCTTGGGACTGCTTGCACAAGTCGCTTCTGATAGTCCTGCCATGTGACAGAATCTCCGGAATTGCAAGTCATCGTATTACAGGTAATAAAGCCCGAGCTAAGGGGATTATGGGCCAAAAATTGAAGGCGGTTTCTCAATTGCGAGGCCCGAAACCTCGCTCCACTGTCGCATTTGCCATTCTTGTAGTTCCCGGCACGTCTCAGCTAACTCCATCATGTCGGTATTCTCGTCATCACCTGCAGATACTTGGACACTCAATGCTCCCGCACTCATATTGATTGACGCCATGTTGGTGTTTGAGGGTGTATTAAAAGGACTAATCTGGTCGAACCACGCGAACTTCGGTTTGGTCAATATACGCCATATCGTCTTTTGACCAAATCCACTGGAACTCGGTGTGCGCACATCTACACACGTCTTTTAAGTTGTCGTCAGGGCCACCACGGATACGGCAGTGAACCATCGAGTCAGTTGCTGTTAACTCAACTTCTGGGCCTTGCTTCATTTCAAATGTAGATAACTCAGTCTACTGTATTATACCGCTGACTTTTCTGCATAACGCCAATGCAATTATTTTTCTAAGACCAATGTATGAAATCTGGTCAACAGGACAAAATACGCATCTTGAATGAACGCTATATCCACGATACTGGCAATTGGTACGTATGCACAGAGTGTTCAATCAAAATACATGCAGGTGACCGCGATGATTCAGATTTTTGGCTCCATGAGGTGAGACACCACAAATCAGTAGACGTGTAATTATGCTTCTTGATAAAGTCAAAGCAGTGCTAGTGGAGACTCGAGTGTAAATCGAATCTGATGGAAGACTACTAGCCAGAGGGAAAATGCGCTGTAAAAGGGTTAAACCGTCCGGATTTTTGGTTTGGGGGTCCGGACAGAAGTTGCACCGGTTCCGTTTGTTAAACGCACGTTGTACGTTATTGGTTAGATGACGCGGTTCTGCAGGTAGTCGAGGTGTTTCGCGTTGTAGACGATCTTGACCTCCTCGGACTCGGCAGTACCGATGCAGGTCAGGCGGACGTTCTTGTCCTCGACT
It contains:
- a CDS encoding Kiwa anti-phage protein KwaB-like domain-containing protein gives rise to the protein MTVEETLNEVNEVFQRSTDKGVDLILARDEESDAENHDYSFKRVMAKSRVLSELEELVYEKVENKRTALANNNKETDSYSISNKDRDEDLIQYVSTADIPQFENFERLIEGERFRGTDYEESPIPSFQAIRLHDSNDMVIAFQFYSRRQILGRKSRLRLRITDEVYTPIDETVMAIPNRIDCLYYADTILIFNQRNFEKIFDYMDEFERVAEDVFDDLEDGDVPIANFDLFKEAAKSYPDAMRKMYEVKQLGVYEEMDMGAAKGIIDDFEVELNVVSNDNGEEALKMRDKRDVWKVLSLFNEDHVDSRLTETPYITTGGKQRVQNE